Proteins from a single region of Leucoraja erinacea ecotype New England chromosome 25, Leri_hhj_1, whole genome shotgun sequence:
- the inpp5jb gene encoding phosphatidylinositol 4,5-bisphosphate 5-phosphatase A isoform X1, whose amino-acid sequence MSTPGDSGDSVTCCDPVPQSRMSGAVLPEPLEVGYSSSPVSDALHVGDDGFSMQIITWNVGTAVPPDDVTSLLGLNSTNGRIDMYVIGLQEVNSMINKRLKDAIFTDQWSELFMDTLSPFGYVLVTSERMQGQLLLVFVKYYLLPSLQDIQTNCTRTGLGGYWGNKGGVSARLSLCGHMICFLNCHLPAHMENAEQRMDDFESILQLQQFNGPLASGVLDHDVVFWFGDLNFRIEQYDIRFVKNAIDKNKLDVLWEKDQLNIAKVIEPALNGFQEGPLSFRPTYKYDVGTNTFDTSSKKRKPAWTDRILWRVKMSDCYDLLQNSTLLSRGKSPVGNSNHIEVLQHAYHSHMEYLISDHKPVSAIFCLKFSQKLQTPLIQLQVEDEWNKPSDAVVRYRMANSFAKSSWDWLGLYRVGFKHHKDYITYVWAKHEDADADKQCYQVMFSEDSMPKGTGEYILCYYSNNSNTIVGVTEPFQIILPSSSSDSSKSDSDSSSDAEEMSTLKLIRPKSRSPSPGKMKKRRSRSRSKSPVIPIAKSLQGLNLRVGSKHKSKSRSPSPRGGPSPKARPLKEPGARATVGDSLSPDGDLHEVSSPSASAGPRHSAAQGKGQGSVANAASATCTVRPGSQALQPHDGSGVQHPRLSPKLSRSPLRDGPALPKLDEAGPFPSSKNHPSRSPSPKVWVTSAQAGTAAGEGQNTATTTERTMGTKTTRGDGESTTSLELELKPVPHPSPKTTRK is encoded by the exons CATGCAAATAATCACGTGGAACGTTGGCACTGCTGTTCCACCCGACGACGTGACTTCACTTTTGGGGTTAAATTCGACAAATGGACGAATTGACATGTATGTCATTGG TTTGCAGGAAGTGAACTCTATGATTAATAAAAGACTGAAGGATGCCATCTTCACCGACCAGTGGAGTGAGCTCTTTATGGACACTCTTAGTCCCTTTGGTTACGTGTTG GTAACCTCTGAGAGGATGCAAGGACAGTTACTCTTGGTGTTTGTCAAATACTATCTGCTGCCCAGCCTGCAAGATATCCAGACCAACTGCACCAGGACCGGACTTGGTGGATACTGG GGGAACAAGGGAGGGGTGAGCGCCAGGCTGTCTCTGTGCGGCCACATGATCTGTTTCCTCAACTGCCACCTGCCCGCTCACATGGAGAATGCTGAGCAGCGCATGGACGACTTTGAGAGCATCCTCCAGCTGCAGCAGTTCAACGGCCCCCTCGCCAGCGGCGTCCTCGACCACGA CGTTGTCTTTTGGTTTGGCGACCTGAACTTTCGTATCGAGCAGTACGACATTCGCTTCGTGAAAAATGCCATTGACAAGAACAAGTTGGATGTGCTATGGGAGAAAGATCAG TTGAACATCGCCAAGGTGATTGAGCCTGCACTGAATGGATTTCAGGAAGGTCCCCTCAGCTTCAGGCCAACGTACAAGTACGACGTGGGCACAAACACATTTGACACCAG TTCTAAGAAACGCAAACCTGCCTGGACAGATCGGATTCTCTGGAGGGTGAAGATGTCCGACTGCTACGACCTATTGCAGAACTCCACGTTGTTGTCAAGGGGCAAGTCGCCAGTCGGCAACAGCAACCACATTGAGGTGTTGCAGCACGCCTACCACAGTCACATGGAGTACCTCATCAGCGACCACAAACCTGTCTCTGCCATCTTCTGCTTGAAG TTTTCCCAGAAGCTACAGACTCCGTTGATTCAGCTGCAGGTGGAGGACGAGTGGAACAAGCCGTCGGATGCTGTGGTCCGCTACAGAATGGCAAACTCATTTGCCAAGAGTTCGTGGGACTGGCTCGGCTTGTACAGG GTCGGCTTTAAACATCACAAGGACTACATAACGTACGTCTGGGCAAAGCACGAGGATGCTGATGCAGACAAGCAATGTTATCAG GTCATGTTCAGTGAGGATTCCATGCCCAAAGGCACCGGCGAGTATATCCTGTGTTACTACAGCAACAATTCCAACACCATTGTGGGAGTTACCGAGCCATTCCAG atcATTCTCCCCTCATCCAGCTCAGACTCCAGCAAGTCGGACAGCGATTCCAGCTCCGACGCGGAGGAGATGAGCACCCTGAAGCTGATCCGGCCTAAATCCAGGAGCCCGAGCCCGGGCAAAATGAAGAAGAGGAGGAGCAGGAGTCGGAGTAAGAGTCCGGTCATCCCCATCGCCAAGTCGCTGCAAGGCCTCAACCTCCGGGTGGGCTCCAAGCACAAGAGCAAAAGCCGCAGCCCATCACCAAGGGGGGGCCCGTCGCCGAAAGCCAGGCCCCTCAAAGAGCCGGGAGCCAGAGCCACGGTGGGAGATAGCCTGAGCCCCGATGGTGACCTGCATGAAGTATCCTCACCTTCAGCCTCAGCTGGTCCAAGGCATTCGGCAGCTCAGGGGAAAGGCCAGGGCTCAGTTGCCAACGCTGCCTCTGCCACTTGCACGGTGAGGCCTGGTAGCCAGGCTTTACAGCCACACGACGGCAGTGGTGTCCAGCATCCCCGCCTGTCTCCAAAACTCTCCCGCTCACCTCTCCGGGACGGGCCTGCCTTGCCGAAGCTGGACGAAGCAGGTCCGTTCCCCAGTAGCAAGAACCATCCCTCCAGGTCTCCGAGTCCCAAGGTCTGGGTGACCAGCGCTCAAGCCGGGACTGCGGCCGGAGAAGGCCAGAACACAGCAACGACCACAGAGAGAACCATGGGCACGAAGACCACCAGAGGTGACGGTGAAAGCACCACaagcctggagctggagctgaaACCTGTCCCACACCCATCACCAAAAACAACACGGAAGTGA
- the inpp5jb gene encoding phosphatidylinositol 4,5-bisphosphate 5-phosphatase A isoform X2, whose translation MSGAVLPEPLEVGYSSSPVSDALHVGDDGFSMQIITWNVGTAVPPDDVTSLLGLNSTNGRIDMYVIGLQEVNSMINKRLKDAIFTDQWSELFMDTLSPFGYVLVTSERMQGQLLLVFVKYYLLPSLQDIQTNCTRTGLGGYWGNKGGVSARLSLCGHMICFLNCHLPAHMENAEQRMDDFESILQLQQFNGPLASGVLDHDVVFWFGDLNFRIEQYDIRFVKNAIDKNKLDVLWEKDQLNIAKVIEPALNGFQEGPLSFRPTYKYDVGTNTFDTSSKKRKPAWTDRILWRVKMSDCYDLLQNSTLLSRGKSPVGNSNHIEVLQHAYHSHMEYLISDHKPVSAIFCLKFSQKLQTPLIQLQVEDEWNKPSDAVVRYRMANSFAKSSWDWLGLYRVGFKHHKDYITYVWAKHEDADADKQCYQVMFSEDSMPKGTGEYILCYYSNNSNTIVGVTEPFQIILPSSSSDSSKSDSDSSSDAEEMSTLKLIRPKSRSPSPGKMKKRRSRSRSKSPVIPIAKSLQGLNLRVGSKHKSKSRSPSPRGGPSPKARPLKEPGARATVGDSLSPDGDLHEVSSPSASAGPRHSAAQGKGQGSVANAASATCTVRPGSQALQPHDGSGVQHPRLSPKLSRSPLRDGPALPKLDEAGPFPSSKNHPSRSPSPKVWVTSAQAGTAAGEGQNTATTTERTMGTKTTRGDGESTTSLELELKPVPHPSPKTTRK comes from the exons CATGCAAATAATCACGTGGAACGTTGGCACTGCTGTTCCACCCGACGACGTGACTTCACTTTTGGGGTTAAATTCGACAAATGGACGAATTGACATGTATGTCATTGG TTTGCAGGAAGTGAACTCTATGATTAATAAAAGACTGAAGGATGCCATCTTCACCGACCAGTGGAGTGAGCTCTTTATGGACACTCTTAGTCCCTTTGGTTACGTGTTG GTAACCTCTGAGAGGATGCAAGGACAGTTACTCTTGGTGTTTGTCAAATACTATCTGCTGCCCAGCCTGCAAGATATCCAGACCAACTGCACCAGGACCGGACTTGGTGGATACTGG GGGAACAAGGGAGGGGTGAGCGCCAGGCTGTCTCTGTGCGGCCACATGATCTGTTTCCTCAACTGCCACCTGCCCGCTCACATGGAGAATGCTGAGCAGCGCATGGACGACTTTGAGAGCATCCTCCAGCTGCAGCAGTTCAACGGCCCCCTCGCCAGCGGCGTCCTCGACCACGA CGTTGTCTTTTGGTTTGGCGACCTGAACTTTCGTATCGAGCAGTACGACATTCGCTTCGTGAAAAATGCCATTGACAAGAACAAGTTGGATGTGCTATGGGAGAAAGATCAG TTGAACATCGCCAAGGTGATTGAGCCTGCACTGAATGGATTTCAGGAAGGTCCCCTCAGCTTCAGGCCAACGTACAAGTACGACGTGGGCACAAACACATTTGACACCAG TTCTAAGAAACGCAAACCTGCCTGGACAGATCGGATTCTCTGGAGGGTGAAGATGTCCGACTGCTACGACCTATTGCAGAACTCCACGTTGTTGTCAAGGGGCAAGTCGCCAGTCGGCAACAGCAACCACATTGAGGTGTTGCAGCACGCCTACCACAGTCACATGGAGTACCTCATCAGCGACCACAAACCTGTCTCTGCCATCTTCTGCTTGAAG TTTTCCCAGAAGCTACAGACTCCGTTGATTCAGCTGCAGGTGGAGGACGAGTGGAACAAGCCGTCGGATGCTGTGGTCCGCTACAGAATGGCAAACTCATTTGCCAAGAGTTCGTGGGACTGGCTCGGCTTGTACAGG GTCGGCTTTAAACATCACAAGGACTACATAACGTACGTCTGGGCAAAGCACGAGGATGCTGATGCAGACAAGCAATGTTATCAG GTCATGTTCAGTGAGGATTCCATGCCCAAAGGCACCGGCGAGTATATCCTGTGTTACTACAGCAACAATTCCAACACCATTGTGGGAGTTACCGAGCCATTCCAG atcATTCTCCCCTCATCCAGCTCAGACTCCAGCAAGTCGGACAGCGATTCCAGCTCCGACGCGGAGGAGATGAGCACCCTGAAGCTGATCCGGCCTAAATCCAGGAGCCCGAGCCCGGGCAAAATGAAGAAGAGGAGGAGCAGGAGTCGGAGTAAGAGTCCGGTCATCCCCATCGCCAAGTCGCTGCAAGGCCTCAACCTCCGGGTGGGCTCCAAGCACAAGAGCAAAAGCCGCAGCCCATCACCAAGGGGGGGCCCGTCGCCGAAAGCCAGGCCCCTCAAAGAGCCGGGAGCCAGAGCCACGGTGGGAGATAGCCTGAGCCCCGATGGTGACCTGCATGAAGTATCCTCACCTTCAGCCTCAGCTGGTCCAAGGCATTCGGCAGCTCAGGGGAAAGGCCAGGGCTCAGTTGCCAACGCTGCCTCTGCCACTTGCACGGTGAGGCCTGGTAGCCAGGCTTTACAGCCACACGACGGCAGTGGTGTCCAGCATCCCCGCCTGTCTCCAAAACTCTCCCGCTCACCTCTCCGGGACGGGCCTGCCTTGCCGAAGCTGGACGAAGCAGGTCCGTTCCCCAGTAGCAAGAACCATCCCTCCAGGTCTCCGAGTCCCAAGGTCTGGGTGACCAGCGCTCAAGCCGGGACTGCGGCCGGAGAAGGCCAGAACACAGCAACGACCACAGAGAGAACCATGGGCACGAAGACCACCAGAGGTGACGGTGAAAGCACCACaagcctggagctggagctgaaACCTGTCCCACACCCATCACCAAAAACAACACGGAAGTGA
- the inpp5jb gene encoding phosphatidylinositol 4,5-bisphosphate 5-phosphatase A isoform X3 yields MSTPGDSGDSVTCCDPVPQSRMSGAVLPEPLEVGYSSSPVSDALHVGDDGFSMQIITWNVGTAVPPDDVTSLLGLNSTNGRIDMYVIGLQEVNSMINKRLKDAIFTDQWSELFMDTLSPFGYVLVTSERMQGQLLLVFVKYYLLPSLQDIQTNCTRTGLGGYWGNKGGVSARLSLCGHMICFLNCHLPAHMENAEQRMDDFESILQLQQFNGPLASGVLDHDVVFWFGDLNFRIEQYDIRFVKNAIDKNKLDVLWEKDQLNIAKVIEPALNGFQEGPLSFRPTYKYDVGTNTFDTSSKKRKPAWTDRILWRVKMSDCYDLLQNSTLLSRGKSPVGNSNHIEVLQHAYHSHMEYLISDHKPVSAIFCLKFSQKLQTPLIQLQVEDEWNKPSDAVVRYRMANSFAKSSWDWLGLYRVGFKHHKDYITYVWAKHEDADADKQCYQIILPSSSSDSSKSDSDSSSDAEEMSTLKLIRPKSRSPSPGKMKKRRSRSRSKSPVIPIAKSLQGLNLRVGSKHKSKSRSPSPRGGPSPKARPLKEPGARATVGDSLSPDGDLHEVSSPSASAGPRHSAAQGKGQGSVANAASATCTVRPGSQALQPHDGSGVQHPRLSPKLSRSPLRDGPALPKLDEAGPFPSSKNHPSRSPSPKVWVTSAQAGTAAGEGQNTATTTERTMGTKTTRGDGESTTSLELELKPVPHPSPKTTRK; encoded by the exons CATGCAAATAATCACGTGGAACGTTGGCACTGCTGTTCCACCCGACGACGTGACTTCACTTTTGGGGTTAAATTCGACAAATGGACGAATTGACATGTATGTCATTGG TTTGCAGGAAGTGAACTCTATGATTAATAAAAGACTGAAGGATGCCATCTTCACCGACCAGTGGAGTGAGCTCTTTATGGACACTCTTAGTCCCTTTGGTTACGTGTTG GTAACCTCTGAGAGGATGCAAGGACAGTTACTCTTGGTGTTTGTCAAATACTATCTGCTGCCCAGCCTGCAAGATATCCAGACCAACTGCACCAGGACCGGACTTGGTGGATACTGG GGGAACAAGGGAGGGGTGAGCGCCAGGCTGTCTCTGTGCGGCCACATGATCTGTTTCCTCAACTGCCACCTGCCCGCTCACATGGAGAATGCTGAGCAGCGCATGGACGACTTTGAGAGCATCCTCCAGCTGCAGCAGTTCAACGGCCCCCTCGCCAGCGGCGTCCTCGACCACGA CGTTGTCTTTTGGTTTGGCGACCTGAACTTTCGTATCGAGCAGTACGACATTCGCTTCGTGAAAAATGCCATTGACAAGAACAAGTTGGATGTGCTATGGGAGAAAGATCAG TTGAACATCGCCAAGGTGATTGAGCCTGCACTGAATGGATTTCAGGAAGGTCCCCTCAGCTTCAGGCCAACGTACAAGTACGACGTGGGCACAAACACATTTGACACCAG TTCTAAGAAACGCAAACCTGCCTGGACAGATCGGATTCTCTGGAGGGTGAAGATGTCCGACTGCTACGACCTATTGCAGAACTCCACGTTGTTGTCAAGGGGCAAGTCGCCAGTCGGCAACAGCAACCACATTGAGGTGTTGCAGCACGCCTACCACAGTCACATGGAGTACCTCATCAGCGACCACAAACCTGTCTCTGCCATCTTCTGCTTGAAG TTTTCCCAGAAGCTACAGACTCCGTTGATTCAGCTGCAGGTGGAGGACGAGTGGAACAAGCCGTCGGATGCTGTGGTCCGCTACAGAATGGCAAACTCATTTGCCAAGAGTTCGTGGGACTGGCTCGGCTTGTACAGG GTCGGCTTTAAACATCACAAGGACTACATAACGTACGTCTGGGCAAAGCACGAGGATGCTGATGCAGACAAGCAATGTTATCAG atcATTCTCCCCTCATCCAGCTCAGACTCCAGCAAGTCGGACAGCGATTCCAGCTCCGACGCGGAGGAGATGAGCACCCTGAAGCTGATCCGGCCTAAATCCAGGAGCCCGAGCCCGGGCAAAATGAAGAAGAGGAGGAGCAGGAGTCGGAGTAAGAGTCCGGTCATCCCCATCGCCAAGTCGCTGCAAGGCCTCAACCTCCGGGTGGGCTCCAAGCACAAGAGCAAAAGCCGCAGCCCATCACCAAGGGGGGGCCCGTCGCCGAAAGCCAGGCCCCTCAAAGAGCCGGGAGCCAGAGCCACGGTGGGAGATAGCCTGAGCCCCGATGGTGACCTGCATGAAGTATCCTCACCTTCAGCCTCAGCTGGTCCAAGGCATTCGGCAGCTCAGGGGAAAGGCCAGGGCTCAGTTGCCAACGCTGCCTCTGCCACTTGCACGGTGAGGCCTGGTAGCCAGGCTTTACAGCCACACGACGGCAGTGGTGTCCAGCATCCCCGCCTGTCTCCAAAACTCTCCCGCTCACCTCTCCGGGACGGGCCTGCCTTGCCGAAGCTGGACGAAGCAGGTCCGTTCCCCAGTAGCAAGAACCATCCCTCCAGGTCTCCGAGTCCCAAGGTCTGGGTGACCAGCGCTCAAGCCGGGACTGCGGCCGGAGAAGGCCAGAACACAGCAACGACCACAGAGAGAACCATGGGCACGAAGACCACCAGAGGTGACGGTGAAAGCACCACaagcctggagctggagctgaaACCTGTCCCACACCCATCACCAAAAACAACACGGAAGTGA